Proteins found in one Thalassophryne amazonica chromosome 1, fThaAma1.1, whole genome shotgun sequence genomic segment:
- the otos gene encoding otospiralin, with amino-acid sequence MKWLVWAGVLLCLHVCHLSEARVVPEGVPYDEPAGVPYWPYSTSDFWNYIEYFRSIGAYKHIDEMARAFFAHQHLGDTLGYESKMGHDHE; translated from the exons ATGAAGTGGCTGGTGTGGGCCGGCGTCCTcctctgtctgcatgtctgtcaCCTCAGCG AGGCCAGAGTCGTCCCCGAAGGAG TGCCATATGATGAGCCGGCAGGTGTTCCTTACTGGCCGTACTCCACCTCGGACTTCTGGAACTACATCGAGTACTTCAGGAGCATCGGAGCTTACAAGCACATCGACGAGATGGCTCGGGCCTTCTTCGCCCACCAGCACCTCGGAGACACCCTAGGATACGAAAGCAAGATGGGGCACGATCATGAATGA